A DNA window from Providencia huaxiensis contains the following coding sequences:
- a CDS encoding DUF523 domain-containing protein: protein MIAVSACLLGYCVRYDGKHQLYTPLKELYEDGLVISICPEVFGGLPTPRASAEIMGGNGDDVLAGRASVVGSDNVDVTQEFIRGAHIALEKIQLMNVRLVVLKSNSPSCGSQHIYSGQFDGNLKVGMGVCAALFKRHNIDILDENSPDLIMKINGYLEIL, encoded by the coding sequence ATGATTGCGGTAAGCGCTTGTTTATTAGGGTATTGTGTAAGATATGATGGGAAGCATCAATTATATACCCCTTTGAAAGAACTCTATGAGGATGGTCTGGTCATCAGTATTTGCCCTGAAGTTTTTGGTGGGTTACCAACACCAAGAGCATCGGCAGAAATAATGGGGGGAAATGGTGATGATGTACTCGCTGGTCGAGCTAGTGTGGTCGGTAGCGATAATGTCGATGTCACGCAGGAGTTTATTCGCGGTGCGCATATTGCATTAGAAAAAATCCAACTAATGAATGTGCGATTAGTTGTACTTAAAAGCAATAGCCCCTCGTGCGGTAGTCAGCATATCTATAGTGGCCAGTTTGATGGTAATTTAAAAGTTGGCATGGGTGTTTGTGCCGCACTATTTAAACGGCATAATATTGATATATTGGATGAAAACTCACCTGATTTAATCATGAAAATTAACGGTTATTTAGAAATATTGTAA
- a CDS encoding endonuclease/exonuclease/phosphatase family protein, with amino-acid sequence MKLLKTAISSAILFSCGAMATMTGSEILKVQDGGTPNKVYTSDKPTIKVATYNIGKNELASDVSDLDGLNKAIAKIDADVIVLTEIDNKTARSKKVHQLEEIAKANKMDFAFGKALDFDGGEYGVGILSKYKIDKSKVINLPSGDAEQRVVLISQISKPGFDAPIIVMGTHLDWQKDPTIRIGQVRHILDASIGDTDTGFDNIAASIKILAGDFNSTANEQPIQEIRYMWNPVELKGVDYRSWPAVNPAIDIDHIFTFKGQVWDVKKMEIPTDSKEFQWSNVSDHLPIVAELELQEQ; translated from the coding sequence ATGAAATTACTAAAAACAGCTATCTCCAGCGCAATTTTATTTTCTTGTGGTGCGATGGCTACGATGACGGGTTCTGAAATTCTGAAGGTACAGGATGGGGGAACACCGAATAAAGTTTACACTTCAGACAAACCAACCATTAAAGTAGCCACTTATAACATTGGTAAAAATGAGTTGGCATCAGATGTCAGTGACCTTGATGGGCTGAATAAAGCGATTGCAAAAATAGATGCGGATGTGATTGTTTTAACTGAAATTGATAACAAAACAGCTCGCAGTAAAAAAGTTCACCAGCTAGAAGAAATAGCTAAAGCCAATAAGATGGATTTTGCTTTTGGTAAGGCTCTGGATTTTGATGGTGGAGAGTACGGTGTGGGAATTTTATCAAAATATAAAATCGATAAGTCTAAAGTGATTAATTTACCCTCTGGTGATGCAGAACAACGTGTTGTATTAATATCCCAGATATCAAAACCAGGCTTTGATGCGCCAATCATTGTAATGGGTACACACCTTGATTGGCAGAAAGATCCAACCATTCGCATTGGGCAAGTGCGCCATATTTTAGATGCGAGTATTGGGGACACGGATACGGGATTTGATAATATTGCGGCCTCAATAAAAATATTAGCGGGAGATTTTAATTCAACAGCTAATGAACAGCCTATCCAAGAAATTCGTTATATGTGGAACCCAGTTGAGTTAAAAGGTGTTGATTATCGTAGTTGGCCAGCGGTGAACCCAGCCATTGATATTGACCATATTTTTACATTTAAAGGCCAAGTTTGGGATGTGAAAAAAATGGAAATCCCAACGGATAGTAAAGAGTTTCAATGGTCAAATGTTAGTGACCACCTACCTATAGTTGCTGAATTAGAGCTACAAGAGCAATAA
- a CDS encoding PTS sugar transporter subunit IIB, with amino-acid sequence MKITVVCGNGLGTSLMMEMSIKNILKDLQVNADVDHVDLGSAKGTVSDIFVGTSDIAEQLVAQQVGGEIVALENMIDKVAMKERLTVALQKLGAM; translated from the coding sequence ATGAAAATTACTGTTGTTTGTGGGAATGGTTTAGGTACCAGTCTGATGATGGAAATGAGCATCAAAAATATCTTGAAAGACTTGCAAGTTAACGCTGATGTTGACCATGTCGATTTAGGATCTGCAAAAGGCACTGTGAGTGACATCTTTGTTGGGACAAGCGATATTGCAGAACAATTAGTTGCACAACAAGTTGGTGGCGAAATCGTTGCTCTCGAAAATATGATTGATAAAGTAGCAATGAAAGAACGCCTGACTGTTGCTTTACAAAAACTTGGTGCAATGTAA
- a CDS encoding PTS sugar transporter subunit IIA — protein sequence MLTTLLTPNVIQVVDSASNWQEAIKIACNPLINNKFIEPRYIDAIIQSHEKIGPYYVLGPGIAMPHARPEDGVNQLSLGLTVIKQGVEFGSEGNDPIRLLIVLAATDSNSHIGAIAKLAELFDNQEDVDNIMQSENVDDILKIIAKYE from the coding sequence ATGCTAACGACATTACTGACCCCTAACGTCATTCAAGTCGTCGACAGTGCCAGTAATTGGCAAGAAGCGATAAAAATCGCCTGTAACCCATTAATTAATAATAAATTCATCGAACCGAGATATATTGATGCAATAATTCAATCACACGAAAAAATTGGCCCTTACTATGTATTAGGCCCTGGTATTGCCATGCCTCACGCACGCCCAGAAGACGGAGTAAACCAACTATCTCTTGGACTAACCGTTATTAAGCAAGGCGTTGAGTTTGGTTCCGAAGGCAATGACCCAATCAGATTATTAATTGTATTGGCAGCAACTGATAGCAATAGCCATATTGGTGCTATCGCAAAATTAGCTGAACTATTTGATAATCAAGAAGATGTAGATAACATCATGCAATCAGAAAACGTCGATGACATTCTAAAAATCATCGCTAAATACGAATAA
- the dtnK gene encoding D-threonate kinase: protein MKLLVIADDFTGANDTGVQFAKKHARTEILLDNTQKHSWFADVVVLNTESRALNAQVASENLRNSLKPFLSQKDKPVIYKKIDSTFRGNIGAEIETIMSETGLKLAIVAAAIPAAGRVTLNGECLVHGKALIETEFASDPKTPIVSSRIQTILHQQTTLPVIEVNLDQIRSGRFATWLQAQEPTQGSIIVMDAENDEDLALIAEAVFSIDQPCLLVGAAGFANALPENIFMDKKQGLPLFIVAGSMSSATIEQVNYAQTHCDASVIDVDVTQVLAATTQDNYMTALIKEISQTLNQQKHTIIRTSRDVQDRHHIDDLCNTYGMTRNELGKNISDFISLLTLNTLSVASIGGLFLTGGDIAIAVANTLGAKGYRIQSEVLPCIPCGTFIDSEIDDLPVITKAGGFGQITTLCEAIKYIEEIYCEK from the coding sequence ATGAAACTATTAGTTATTGCGGATGACTTTACAGGGGCAAATGATACCGGTGTTCAATTTGCTAAAAAGCATGCGCGCACAGAGATACTTCTTGATAATACACAAAAACATTCTTGGTTTGCTGATGTCGTTGTGCTTAATACAGAAAGTCGCGCATTAAATGCACAAGTTGCTTCAGAAAACCTACGAAATAGCCTGAAACCATTTTTATCTCAGAAGGATAAACCTGTCATTTATAAAAAAATTGACTCAACATTTCGCGGTAATATCGGGGCAGAAATAGAGACAATTATGTCAGAAACAGGCTTAAAACTTGCTATTGTTGCCGCAGCTATTCCTGCGGCAGGACGTGTAACGTTAAATGGTGAATGTCTCGTTCATGGAAAAGCACTTATTGAAACTGAATTTGCTTCTGACCCTAAAACACCAATAGTTTCATCACGTATCCAAACTATTCTCCATCAGCAGACTACCCTGCCCGTTATTGAAGTGAATCTAGACCAAATACGTTCAGGGCGATTCGCAACATGGTTACAAGCACAAGAGCCAACGCAAGGCAGTATCATCGTCATGGACGCTGAAAATGATGAAGATTTAGCACTAATTGCTGAAGCCGTATTTTCAATAGATCAACCTTGCCTACTCGTTGGAGCTGCGGGCTTTGCAAATGCATTGCCTGAGAATATTTTCATGGATAAAAAGCAAGGGCTACCGTTATTTATTGTCGCTGGCTCAATGAGCAGCGCAACAATTGAACAGGTAAACTATGCACAAACACATTGTGATGCCAGTGTCATTGATGTTGATGTCACACAAGTACTTGCAGCCACTACACAAGATAACTACATGACTGCGCTCATCAAAGAAATTAGTCAAACATTAAACCAACAAAAACACACCATCATACGAACCAGCCGAGATGTGCAAGATAGGCATCATATTGATGACCTATGCAATACCTACGGTATGACTCGTAATGAATTGGGGAAAAATATCAGCGACTTTATTAGTTTGCTGACCTTAAATACGCTGTCTGTTGCCAGCATCGGGGGACTTTTTTTAACAGGTGGAGATATTGCGATTGCGGTTGCCAATACTTTGGGAGCAAAAGGTTATCGAATTCAATCTGAGGTGCTGCCATGTATACCTTGCGGCACTTTTATTGACAGTGAAATTGATGACTTACCCGTGATCACCAAAGCGGGAGGGTTTGGTCAAATAACCACTTTATGCGAAGCCATCAAATATATTGAGGAAATTTATTGTGAAAAATAA
- a CDS encoding bestrophin-like domain has protein sequence MFNISELINDSPIDSILLFVITFILLVISAYVGKYIFKRKSAHEEATDDEAKIILGAILSLLGLLIGFVLSISINGYNNRQQTEENEAIAIGTAYQRAQLLSTDDRSKALQLIQQYLEARIEFFKSGISDENNQWRMTSLEKQSQLWEIAVKEASQTPNPIVASVLSAFSDLYLSQQKTMASWRHQIPNATWFLLIFFAICSNILIGYNIRGTKGKNWLILILPSLTTLALFMIAEIDVPGEGMIHVTPDDLILLQEFLFRDAAWLGK, from the coding sequence ATGTTCAATATTTCTGAGTTGATCAATGACTCTCCAATCGATTCCATTCTTTTATTTGTGATCACATTTATCTTGTTAGTTATTTCCGCTTATGTCGGTAAATATATTTTCAAGCGTAAATCAGCCCACGAAGAAGCGACAGATGATGAAGCTAAAATTATTTTAGGGGCGATTTTATCTTTATTGGGTTTATTGATAGGGTTTGTTTTATCAATTTCGATTAATGGTTATAACAACCGCCAACAAACAGAAGAAAATGAAGCTATTGCTATTGGTACAGCATACCAGCGAGCACAGCTATTGAGTACAGATGATAGAAGTAAAGCCTTACAGCTTATTCAACAATATTTGGAAGCTCGGATTGAGTTTTTTAAGTCGGGTATCAGTGACGAAAATAACCAATGGCGGATGACTTCTTTGGAGAAGCAAAGCCAGTTGTGGGAAATAGCAGTAAAGGAAGCCAGCCAAACACCAAACCCGATTGTGGCTTCTGTATTAAGTGCATTTAGTGACCTTTATCTTTCTCAACAAAAGACGATGGCAAGTTGGCGACACCAAATTCCAAATGCCACTTGGTTTTTACTGATCTTTTTTGCTATCTGTTCAAATATCCTTATTGGCTACAATATACGCGGAACAAAAGGGAAAAATTGGTTGATACTCATATTGCCTTCATTAACCACGTTGGCTCTATTTATGATTGCTGAAATTGATGTTCCTGGTGAAGGTATGATCCACGTGACACCGGATGATTTGATTTTATTACAGGAATTCTTATTTAGGGATGCTGCTTGGTTGGGAAAGTAG
- a CDS encoding LacI family DNA-binding transcriptional regulator, with product MQKIRKRKNTGRVTLQDVAKYAGVGSMTVSRALRTPELVSDKLREKINAAVEELGYIPNSAAGILASGQSRTVAVLIPSLRDHASSVFLQSLQEALNKNSYQVVIGSHDYQQKKESEVLSTLLQSNPAALIVFGAINSESVSNYLKNLDIPVVSVAGESNHPVTLNIKSNVGDAVNFLTNYMLQKGYKKIGYIGAQMDSKMQSQQLSGWNRAMLAYNQSADQSITTPYVATMDFGRQAISEMLTRQPELEAVICSHEMIALGVIFECQRRLIQIPKMLAIACVEGSSNCDHIHPSLTSVRIDYSKMARETAKRLQKWLADADCDFIERKEGVVFPYKFEARQSA from the coding sequence ATGCAAAAAATACGAAAAAGAAAAAATACAGGGCGAGTCACATTGCAGGATGTCGCAAAATACGCAGGTGTTGGATCCATGACGGTATCTAGGGCTTTGCGCACACCTGAATTAGTATCCGATAAGTTACGTGAAAAAATTAATGCTGCAGTTGAAGAGCTTGGTTATATACCTAATTCAGCGGCAGGTATTTTAGCTTCAGGCCAAAGCCGTACTGTTGCTGTTTTAATTCCGTCTTTGCGTGATCATGCTAGTTCAGTTTTTCTGCAATCTTTACAAGAAGCGCTGAACAAAAATAGTTATCAAGTCGTTATTGGTAGCCATGATTACCAGCAAAAAAAAGAGTCTGAGGTCTTATCAACACTATTACAGAGCAACCCCGCAGCTTTGATTGTTTTTGGGGCGATAAACTCAGAAAGCGTTTCGAATTATTTGAAGAATTTAGATATCCCTGTGGTCAGTGTTGCGGGAGAATCTAATCATCCAGTCACGTTGAATATCAAAAGTAATGTTGGAGACGCGGTTAATTTTTTAACCAACTATATGTTACAAAAAGGGTATAAGAAGATAGGTTATATTGGTGCTCAAATGGACAGCAAAATGCAAAGTCAGCAACTAAGTGGCTGGAACCGAGCAATGCTGGCGTATAACCAAAGTGCAGACCAAAGTATTACAACTCCGTATGTTGCAACGATGGACTTTGGTCGCCAAGCAATTAGTGAGATGCTGACCCGCCAACCTGAGCTTGAAGCGGTGATTTGTAGCCATGAAATGATCGCGCTTGGTGTCATTTTTGAGTGCCAAAGGCGTTTAATTCAGATACCTAAAATGTTAGCAATTGCCTGCGTCGAAGGCTCTTCAAATTGTGATCACATCCACCCATCACTGACTTCAGTACGGATTGATTATAGTAAAATGGCTAGAGAGACAGCGAAAAGATTACAAAAATGGCTTGCTGATGCCGATTGTGATTTCATTGAACGTAAAGAAGGGGTTGTTTTCCCCTATAAATTTGAAGCAAGGCAAAGTGCTTAA
- a CDS encoding PTS ascorbate transporter subunit IIC — translation MSFFRFLMQDVLSEPAILVGLIALIGLIAQKKPVTECIKGTIKTIMGFVILGAGAGLVVSSLGDFSAIFQHAFGINGVVPNNEAIVSIAQKSFGREMAMIMFFAMLINILIARLTPWKFIFLTGHHTLFMSMMIAVILATAGMEGTLLVTVGSLIVGFCMVFFPAIAHPYMKKVTGSDDVAIGHFSTISYVLAGFIGSKFGNKEHSTEDMNVPKSLLFLRDTPVAISFTMFIIFIITCLFAGGDFVREVSGGKNWFMFSLMQSITFAAGVYIILQGVRMVIAEIVPAFKGISDKLVPNAKPALDCPVVFPYAPNAVLVGFLSSFAAGVLGMFVLYALNMTVIIPGVVPHFFVGAAAGVFGNATGGRRGAILGAFAQGLLITFLPVFLLPVLGDIGIANTTFSDADFGAIGILLGIIVR, via the coding sequence ATGTCATTTTTTCGTTTTCTGATGCAGGATGTTTTATCTGAGCCAGCCATTCTTGTGGGTTTAATCGCACTTATTGGTTTGATCGCGCAGAAAAAACCAGTAACTGAATGTATTAAAGGCACCATCAAAACCATCATGGGTTTTGTGATCTTAGGTGCTGGTGCTGGATTAGTTGTCAGCTCGCTAGGTGATTTTTCAGCTATTTTCCAACATGCTTTTGGTATTAATGGTGTGGTACCAAATAACGAAGCTATTGTTTCTATTGCACAAAAAAGCTTCGGTCGTGAAATGGCCATGATCATGTTCTTTGCGATGCTAATCAATATCTTGATTGCCCGCTTAACGCCTTGGAAATTTATTTTCCTCACAGGGCATCATACTTTATTCATGTCCATGATGATTGCGGTTATCTTAGCCACCGCGGGAATGGAAGGTACACTATTAGTCACTGTTGGCTCACTGATTGTTGGCTTTTGTATGGTATTTTTCCCAGCCATTGCCCACCCTTACATGAAAAAAGTGACGGGTTCAGATGATGTTGCGATTGGCCATTTCTCAACGATTTCTTATGTCCTAGCAGGGTTCATTGGAAGCAAATTCGGTAATAAAGAACATTCAACAGAAGATATGAATGTCCCGAAAAGCTTACTATTTTTGAGAGATACACCTGTCGCTATCTCTTTCACCATGTTCATTATTTTTATCATTACATGCTTATTCGCAGGCGGTGATTTCGTTCGCGAAGTCAGTGGTGGTAAGAATTGGTTCATGTTCTCATTAATGCAATCTATTACATTTGCTGCGGGCGTATACATTATCCTGCAAGGTGTGCGTATGGTTATTGCAGAAATCGTCCCTGCATTTAAAGGTATTTCTGACAAATTAGTCCCTAACGCAAAACCTGCTTTAGACTGCCCAGTGGTCTTCCCATATGCACCAAACGCAGTATTAGTCGGCTTTTTAAGTAGTTTTGCTGCGGGTGTTTTGGGAATGTTCGTTCTATATGCATTAAATATGACGGTTATTATTCCAGGCGTTGTCCCCCATTTCTTCGTAGGTGCAGCTGCTGGTGTATTTGGTAATGCAACAGGCGGTCGTCGTGGCGCTATCTTGGGTGCATTCGCTCAAGGACTATTGATTACCTTCCTACCCGTATTCCTGTTACCTGTTCTTGGGGATATTGGTATTGCTAATACTACATTCAGTGACGCTGACTTTGGCGCAATCGGAATTCTATTAGGTATTATCGTCCGCTAA
- a CDS encoding SPFH domain-containing protein: protein MQFKSMIKLVVGAALLLVIGLVGINSYTIVQDGSVKVGTFLGKVDPVAYDAGLHFPINPFTTFDTYSTKDIRVSLKELRVPSQDKLKSIVDITVMLQFDGAKAPVLRINGGTESEALDKYVRQKLISTILEFGKDVANAQDLYTADTQRKLQESIRDAIQGYASPYGYTIKEIMIQDITLPEVVQEQVVNTKMRQEQINQAKAEAEKERELAQKKVVIAEAERESAEQQAIARERNAQASSFAMRQEADAKLYAAQKEAEANAILQRTITREMINWKQLEIEQIKAHKYKGEVPNIVVGADYDGKMIMDMRNSQ, encoded by the coding sequence ATGCAATTTAAATCAATGATTAAATTGGTTGTTGGCGCTGCATTACTTCTAGTTATTGGTCTCGTAGGTATTAATTCATACACTATTGTACAAGATGGCTCGGTTAAGGTGGGAACATTTTTAGGAAAAGTTGATCCAGTTGCCTATGATGCAGGTTTACATTTTCCAATTAACCCGTTTACAACGTTTGATACATACTCGACAAAAGATATCCGTGTATCACTTAAAGAACTTAGAGTACCTTCTCAAGATAAATTAAAATCTATTGTTGATATTACAGTGATGCTTCAGTTTGATGGTGCTAAAGCTCCGGTATTACGTATTAATGGTGGTACCGAAAGTGAAGCTTTAGATAAATATGTACGCCAAAAATTGATTTCAACTATTTTGGAATTTGGTAAAGATGTCGCTAATGCGCAAGATCTTTATACTGCAGATACACAAAGAAAATTACAAGAATCTATTCGTGATGCTATTCAAGGTTACGCTTCCCCTTATGGCTATACAATAAAAGAAATCATGATCCAAGATATTACTTTGCCTGAAGTTGTTCAAGAGCAAGTGGTTAATACTAAAATGCGTCAAGAGCAAATTAACCAAGCAAAAGCGGAGGCAGAAAAAGAGCGTGAATTAGCTCAGAAGAAGGTTGTTATTGCTGAAGCGGAGAGAGAGTCTGCGGAACAACAAGCCATCGCTAGAGAGCGTAATGCACAAGCAAGCTCATTTGCTATGCGCCAAGAAGCTGATGCAAAATTGTATGCTGCACAGAAAGAAGCTGAAGCTAATGCAATATTGCAACGTACTATTACCCGTGAAATGATTAATTGGAAACAGTTAGAGATTGAACAAATTAAAGCACACAAATATAAAGGTGAGGTACCTAATATTGTTGTTGGTGCAGATTACGATGGTAAAATGATTATGGATATGCGTAATAGCCAGTAA
- a CDS encoding D-threonate 4-phosphate dehydrogenase, with amino-acid sequence MGDPAGIGPEIIVKSLAEGELAGASAVVIGCASTMQRLIKSGVVPQIKINVIQNIKEAQFSADTINIIDEPLADPSALIAGKVQAQAGDLAFRCIKRATELALAGEVKAIATAPLNKEALHLAGHNYPGHTELLAQLTNTKDYAMVLYTEKLKVIHVTTHIALRKFLDTLNSERIITVSRIASDFLKRVGYEKPRIAIAGVNPHAGENGLFGDEEIVYLQPAIEQVRSEGINVYGPCPPDTVFLQAYQGQYDMVVAMYHDQGHIPLKLLGFYDGVNITAGLPFLRTSADHGTAFDIAWTGKANPESMAISLKLAMNVV; translated from the coding sequence ATGGGAGATCCTGCAGGTATTGGCCCAGAAATTATCGTCAAATCCCTTGCAGAAGGTGAACTGGCAGGAGCCTCTGCCGTTGTTATCGGTTGTGCATCAACAATGCAGCGATTAATTAAATCAGGGGTAGTTCCTCAGATAAAAATCAATGTGATACAAAATATCAAAGAAGCTCAATTTTCAGCGGATACCATCAATATTATTGATGAACCCCTAGCCGACCCTAGCGCACTTATTGCGGGGAAAGTCCAAGCTCAAGCTGGTGACTTAGCATTTCGTTGTATTAAACGTGCGACTGAACTAGCTCTCGCAGGTGAAGTGAAAGCGATTGCCACTGCACCTTTAAATAAAGAAGCATTGCACCTTGCTGGGCACAACTACCCAGGCCACACTGAACTACTTGCCCAGCTAACCAATACCAAAGATTATGCCATGGTGCTTTATACCGAAAAATTAAAAGTCATCCATGTCACAACACATATTGCATTGCGTAAATTTTTAGATACATTAAATAGCGAGCGTATCATAACCGTGTCTCGTATCGCATCAGACTTTTTAAAACGCGTTGGCTATGAAAAACCACGTATTGCGATCGCAGGCGTTAATCCTCATGCTGGGGAAAATGGTTTATTTGGTGATGAAGAAATCGTATATTTACAACCAGCTATAGAACAGGTAAGGTCTGAAGGTATTAATGTTTATGGCCCTTGTCCTCCAGATACTGTATTTTTACAAGCCTATCAAGGGCAATATGATATGGTTGTTGCCATGTATCACGACCAGGGTCATATTCCTTTGAAATTATTAGGTTTTTATGATGGTGTTAATATCACTGCGGGTCTTCCGTTCTTGCGCACTTCAGCCGATCACGGAACCGCATTTGATATTGCTTGGACGGGTAAAGCAAATCCTGAAAGTATGGCCATCTCACTTAAACTTGCGATGAATGTAGTATAA
- a CDS encoding ankyrin repeat domain-containing protein: MYIKKFIFAFSLITFGAVSQAQVINNNNPLKYRQFKTDYATMLELANKERLPWRVFYESPSEGANAEWFDAVKQGDLDKVKQMVTEGQDIEAKDTGSLDQTALGWAAFIGDEAMVDYLISQNANLWATDTGDVYNVLKSAVLGNNVNVVKKVHQLMKNEVDLNNQQIESDGETLVMIAASNNRMETVKYLLSQGADINRSTTTDDVTMFSYDQSALTYACKNNLPEMQKFLIDNGALNHRTGKPSCD; encoded by the coding sequence ATGTATATTAAAAAATTTATATTTGCTTTTTCATTAATTACTTTTGGGGCAGTATCTCAAGCCCAAGTTATTAATAATAATAATCCTTTAAAATATAGGCAGTTCAAAACAGATTACGCTACGATGCTTGAACTCGCGAATAAAGAACGCTTACCTTGGAGAGTCTTCTATGAAAGTCCTAGCGAAGGCGCCAATGCCGAATGGTTTGATGCCGTAAAGCAGGGAGATTTAGATAAAGTAAAACAAATGGTTACTGAGGGGCAAGATATAGAAGCCAAAGACACAGGTAGCTTAGACCAAACAGCTCTGGGATGGGCTGCTTTTATTGGCGATGAAGCAATGGTTGATTATCTTATATCGCAAAATGCAAATCTTTGGGCTACCGATACAGGTGACGTATATAACGTACTAAAATCAGCGGTGCTTGGTAATAATGTCAATGTTGTAAAAAAAGTCCATCAGCTAATGAAAAATGAAGTAGATTTGAATAATCAACAAATTGAAAGTGATGGTGAAACATTAGTCATGATAGCTGCGAGTAATAATAGAATGGAAACGGTTAAATACTTATTATCGCAAGGTGCAGATATTAACCGAAGTACAACGACTGATGATGTGACCATGTTTTCTTATGACCAAAGTGCATTAACTTATGCATGTAAGAATAATCTTCCAGAAATGCAAAAATTCCTTATTGATAACGGCGCGTTGAATCATCGTACAGGTAAACCATCTTGTGATTAA
- a CDS encoding 2-keto-3-deoxygluconate permease 1: MQIKKSIERIPGGMMVVPLVLGALINTFAPQALEIGGFTTSLFKNGAPALIGAFLLCMGAGISFKAAPQALLQGGTITLTKLVVAIALGLGVDYLFGMEGIFGLTGVAIIAAMSNSNGGLYAALVGEFGNKRDVGAISILSLNDGPFFTMIALGAAGMANIPLMALVAVLVPLIVGMILGNLDPHMRDFLTKGGPILIPFFAFALGAGINLEMLLQGGLAGILLGVLTTFVGGWFNIRADRLVGGSGIAGAAASSTAGNAVATPLAIAQADPSLEAIALSAAPLIAASVITTAILTPILTSWVAKRQQARHPQQTEE, translated from the coding sequence ATGCAAATAAAAAAATCGATTGAACGTATACCTGGTGGCATGATGGTTGTGCCATTAGTACTCGGTGCCCTAATCAACACCTTTGCTCCTCAAGCCCTCGAAATCGGTGGCTTTACAACATCACTGTTTAAAAATGGTGCCCCTGCTCTTATTGGTGCATTCTTGCTTTGTATGGGTGCAGGAATTAGTTTTAAAGCGGCGCCACAAGCTTTATTACAAGGAGGTACAATTACCTTAACAAAACTAGTCGTTGCGATTGCTCTTGGTCTAGGCGTCGATTATCTCTTTGGAATGGAAGGGATTTTTGGTTTAACTGGTGTTGCAATTATTGCAGCAATGAGCAATTCAAATGGTGGCTTATATGCCGCTTTAGTTGGGGAGTTTGGTAATAAACGAGACGTTGGTGCTATCTCAATTTTATCTCTTAATGATGGGCCTTTCTTTACCATGATTGCGCTAGGCGCAGCTGGTATGGCAAATATCCCTTTAATGGCATTAGTTGCGGTTCTTGTTCCGTTAATTGTTGGCATGATCTTAGGAAATCTAGACCCACATATGCGCGATTTTCTAACAAAAGGTGGGCCAATATTAATTCCTTTCTTCGCTTTTGCACTAGGCGCAGGGATCAACTTAGAAATGCTATTACAAGGTGGACTCGCAGGTATCTTGCTCGGTGTGCTGACTACGTTTGTTGGCGGCTGGTTTAATATTCGAGCAGACCGTCTAGTAGGAGGTTCAGGTATCGCAGGCGCTGCAGCCTCAAGTACCGCAGGAAATGCAGTGGCAACACCACTCGCTATCGCACAAGCCGACCCATCCTTAGAGGCTATTGCGCTTTCTGCGGCTCCTTTGATTGCTGCATCCGTGATCACCACCGCTATTCTAACCCCTATCCTGACCTCTTGGGTTGCTAAACGTCAACAAGCAAGACATCCCCAACAAACTGAAGAGTAA